The following are encoded in a window of Pseudomonas sp. St316 genomic DNA:
- a CDS encoding ABC transporter substrate-binding protein, producing MAFKRSALTLLVSLAATALLNPLAHAEGKISIAQQFGIGYLILDVVRDQQLIEKHGKAQGLDIKVDWNSISGATAMNEALLTGALDVVSAGVPPMLTIWDRTRGKQNVKAIASLGSMPNYLLTNNPNVKSLKDFTDKDRIAVPAAGVGFQSRTLQIETAKVFGDDHFKKFDDISVSLPHPDATAALIAGQSEINSHFSSPPFQYQALQSPNVHKVLSSYDVLGGPATFNVLYTTEKFHDENPKTYKAFYDALVEAQGIIKADKPAAAQTYIRVEQSKLPLSLVEKIVTDPEIDFTVVPQRTYIYAEKLHELGVLKNQADSWKDYFFEEAHGGAGS from the coding sequence ATGGCTTTCAAGCGTTCTGCGCTGACCTTGTTGGTTTCCCTGGCGGCCACTGCGCTGCTCAATCCTTTGGCCCATGCCGAAGGCAAGATCAGCATCGCCCAGCAATTCGGTATCGGCTACCTGATCCTCGACGTGGTGCGTGACCAGCAGTTGATCGAGAAACATGGCAAGGCCCAGGGCCTCGATATCAAGGTGGACTGGAACAGCATTTCCGGCGCGACCGCGATGAACGAAGCCCTGCTGACCGGCGCCCTGGATGTGGTGTCGGCGGGCGTTCCGCCGATGCTGACGATCTGGGACCGGACCCGGGGCAAGCAGAACGTCAAGGCCATCGCCTCGCTGGGGTCGATGCCCAATTATCTGTTGACCAATAACCCGAACGTGAAAAGCCTCAAGGACTTCACCGACAAGGACCGGATCGCTGTTCCAGCGGCGGGCGTCGGGTTCCAGTCGCGCACATTGCAGATCGAAACAGCCAAGGTGTTCGGCGACGATCATTTCAAGAAATTCGACGACATTTCAGTCAGCCTCCCACACCCGGATGCCACGGCGGCGCTGATTGCCGGTCAGTCGGAAATCAATTCGCACTTCTCCAGCCCACCGTTCCAGTACCAGGCACTGCAAAGCCCCAACGTACACAAGGTGCTCAGCTCCTATGATGTACTGGGCGGGCCGGCGACGTTCAACGTGCTCTACACCACGGAAAAATTCCACGACGAAAACCCCAAGACCTACAAGGCGTTCTACGACGCCCTGGTGGAGGCACAAGGCATCATCAAGGCCGACAAGCCGGCTGCGGCCCAGACCTACATTCGCGTAGAGCAGTCCAAATTGCCGCTGTCGCTGGTGGAGAAAATCGTTACTGACCCCGAAATCGACTTCACTGTCGTCCCGCAACGCACCTACATCTATGCCGAGAAATTGCATGAGCTGGGTGTGCTGAAAAACCAGGCCGACAGCTGGAAGGACTATTTCTTTGAAGAGGCCCATGGCGGCGCCGGCAGTTGA
- a CDS encoding helix-turn-helix domain-containing protein yields MNNSYMLQPAVSSDLLPTLPINRFRTADIDEHARNMGGWQVCYDQLTPGRFEGELIEFRSDWMQLVRDRSNQAMTKQGMAWEGAITFSVPLSADGPVFCSGHPIIEPSLLVARGQNLPELRTPQHLDLLGVAIDEQALEHVLERQGSRFRITDLPKCYRLGNSTLPAELAALFGELEGGEQGRDSLLGYESIRRGLRDTVMLHILELVAPDEVPPLNPTARKRMVDRAREYALTHVDEPLSILDLCNHIGASRRKLQYCFQETLGINPVAYLRALRLNAVRRELRSGGQAQGVQEVAARWGFWHLSRFSSDYRVLFGETPSQTLRRTYLC; encoded by the coding sequence ATGAACAATTCCTACATGCTGCAGCCAGCGGTCTCGTCGGACCTGTTGCCGACGCTGCCGATCAATCGGTTCCGCACCGCAGACATCGATGAACACGCCCGCAACATGGGTGGTTGGCAGGTTTGCTATGACCAGTTGACCCCCGGGCGCTTCGAAGGCGAGTTGATCGAGTTCCGCTCGGACTGGATGCAACTGGTGCGCGACCGCTCTAATCAGGCCATGACCAAGCAAGGCATGGCCTGGGAGGGCGCCATCACCTTCAGCGTGCCGCTGAGTGCCGATGGACCGGTCTTTTGCTCTGGGCACCCGATTATCGAGCCCAGCCTGTTGGTCGCCCGTGGCCAAAACCTGCCCGAGCTGCGCACACCCCAGCATCTCGATCTGCTCGGTGTCGCCATCGACGAGCAGGCGTTGGAGCATGTGCTGGAACGACAGGGCAGTCGCTTTCGAATTACCGATCTTCCCAAGTGTTACCGTCTCGGCAACTCGACGCTGCCCGCCGAGCTTGCGGCGTTGTTCGGTGAGCTTGAAGGTGGCGAGCAGGGGCGTGACTCGTTACTGGGTTACGAGTCGATCCGCCGTGGCCTGCGTGACACGGTGATGCTGCACATACTGGAATTGGTGGCGCCGGATGAGGTGCCGCCGCTCAACCCCACGGCGCGCAAACGCATGGTCGACCGCGCCCGGGAATATGCCTTGACCCATGTCGATGAGCCGCTGTCGATCCTCGACCTGTGCAACCACATCGGTGCCAGCCGGCGAAAACTGCAGTATTGCTTCCAGGAGACGCTGGGCATCAACCCCGTGGCCTATTTACGAGCATTGCGCCTCAATGCCGTGCGTCGTGAACTGCGCAGCGGCGGACAGGCCCAGGGTGTACAGGAAGTGGCAGCACGCTGGGGTTTCTGGCATTTGAGCCGGTTTTCCAGCGACTATCGAGTGCTGTTCGGCGAGACACCTTCACAAACCCTGCGTCGCACGTATCTGTGCTGA
- a CDS encoding LysR family transcriptional regulator gives MLDLNDVALFVQVVRSASFAEAARRLGMPSNTVSRRVQQLEAQLASRLLQRSTRKLTLTHAGQGFYERCVDAVDGLMDAGQELMMGSEEPSGLVRIAAMADFFDFFPMEWVADFLAAHPRVQLDFVLSDARVDLIADRIDVAFRGGPLQDSGYVGRQLLKNDGDGMVASPAYIAARGAPLSLQDLAHHDGVSFAHPGGMTHWRFVGPDGIEEQVQIASRFHANTAQALRRATVAGLGIAVLPGALSALDLEAGRLVRVLPQYQRTGFGLNVLYPSRRQLPLAVSAFIGLVMEKLELKAFPARMT, from the coding sequence ATGCTCGATCTCAACGATGTCGCGCTGTTTGTCCAGGTGGTGCGCAGCGCCAGCTTCGCCGAAGCTGCCAGGCGCTTGGGCATGCCTTCCAATACTGTCAGCCGACGGGTTCAGCAGTTGGAGGCGCAACTGGCGTCGCGACTTTTGCAGCGCTCGACCCGCAAACTCACGCTGACTCATGCAGGCCAGGGGTTTTATGAACGCTGCGTGGATGCGGTGGACGGCTTGATGGACGCCGGACAGGAACTGATGATGGGCAGCGAGGAGCCCAGCGGCCTGGTGCGCATCGCGGCGATGGCGGATTTTTTCGATTTCTTCCCGATGGAATGGGTGGCCGACTTTTTAGCCGCGCATCCGCGCGTGCAACTTGACTTCGTGCTCAGCGATGCCCGGGTCGATCTGATTGCCGACCGCATCGACGTTGCCTTTCGTGGCGGTCCCTTGCAGGACTCGGGGTATGTCGGTCGCCAACTGCTCAAGAACGACGGTGACGGCATGGTTGCCAGCCCCGCGTACATTGCCGCGCGCGGCGCACCGCTTTCGCTGCAGGACCTGGCGCACCACGACGGGGTGAGTTTCGCTCATCCCGGCGGCATGACCCATTGGCGATTCGTTGGCCCGGACGGCATCGAGGAACAGGTGCAGATCGCCAGCCGGTTCCACGCCAACACCGCCCAAGCGTTGCGCAGGGCGACCGTCGCCGGCCTGGGCATCGCCGTGCTGCCGGGGGCACTGAGCGCGCTCGACCTGGAAGCCGGTAGGCTGGTGCGCGTGCTGCCGCAGTACCAACGCACCGGCTTTGGCCTGAATGTGCTTTATCCGAGCCGGCGGCAGTTGCCGCTGGCGGTTTCGGCGTTCATCGGGTTGGTGATGGAAAAGCTGGAGCTCAAGGCGTTCCCGGCGCGGATGACATGA
- a CDS encoding response regulator, with protein MSNTATIAIIDDDASVRIALDGLLRSHGYRVETYASALDFLSSCELENTACLISDIQMPSMTGIQMYDRLSTLGIHIPIIFITGYLGVPPRTSAAAPEPVAFFPKPFDCAELIACIESVLARPA; from the coding sequence ATGTCCAACACCGCAACTATTGCAATTATTGATGATGATGCATCAGTTAGAATTGCCCTGGATGGTTTGTTACGTTCCCACGGATATCGGGTTGAAACATACGCCAGCGCCTTGGACTTTTTATCTTCCTGCGAACTTGAAAATACAGCCTGCCTGATATCGGATATACAAATGCCCAGCATGACGGGTATTCAGATGTACGATCGCCTGTCGACCCTGGGCATTCATATTCCGATCATTTTCATTACCGGATACCTTGGCGTGCCGCCCCGTACCAGCGCTGCTGCGCCCGAGCCGGTGGCGTTTTTCCCAAAGCCCTTCGACTGCGCTGAATTGATCGCCTGTATCGAATCGGTACTGGCCCGGCCTGCTTGA
- a CDS encoding LysR family transcriptional regulator: MMNRNDLRRADINLLVVFETMMHEQNVTRVSEKLFLGQPTISSALARLRLMFDDPLFIRSGRLMEPTSRAQEIFSNLSPALDGIAAALSLCQAFEPATSEATFHIGLCDDVEYALLPQLLRRLRAEAPGTTLVVRRADQWQLSQLMASGEISLGISPALELPANARRKTLRPIRPMLLRADSQPGELTLDEFCRRPHAIVSSMGNVIDDSDRALCQMGRQRRVVLTVPQFSALPVLLAQSDIIAIVPDYVAQAMAVTTGMRAQAVPICLPQHELSMVWRGASHNDPGERWLRSRCSAFLAEQADPREHSRRVA; this comes from the coding sequence ATGATGAACAGAAATGACTTGCGTCGTGCTGACATCAATTTGCTGGTGGTCTTCGAAACCATGATGCACGAGCAAAACGTTACCCGCGTCAGCGAAAAGCTGTTTCTCGGCCAGCCCACGATCAGCAGTGCCTTGGCGCGCTTGCGGTTGATGTTCGATGATCCGTTGTTCATCCGTTCGGGACGGCTGATGGAGCCGACCTCCCGGGCCCAGGAAATTTTCTCCAATCTGTCACCGGCGCTGGACGGCATCGCTGCCGCCTTGAGCCTTTGTCAGGCGTTCGAGCCGGCCACCAGCGAAGCGACCTTCCATATCGGGCTGTGCGATGACGTCGAGTACGCCCTGTTGCCCCAGTTGTTGCGCCGCCTGCGGGCCGAGGCCCCCGGCACCACATTGGTGGTGCGCCGGGCCGATCAATGGCAGTTGTCCCAGCTGATGGCCAGCGGTGAAATTTCCCTGGGAATCAGCCCGGCCTTGGAACTGCCGGCCAATGCCCGACGCAAGACGCTGCGGCCGATTCGACCGATGTTGTTGCGCGCCGATTCGCAGCCCGGTGAACTGACGCTGGACGAATTCTGCCGTCGGCCCCATGCGATTGTGTCGTCCATGGGCAATGTCATCGATGACTCGGACCGCGCGTTATGCCAGATGGGCCGACAGCGCCGGGTGGTGTTGACCGTGCCGCAATTCAGCGCCTTGCCCGTGCTGTTGGCCCAGAGCGACATCATCGCCATCGTGCCGGATTACGTTGCCCAGGCGATGGCGGTGACGACCGGCATGAGGGCGCAAGCGGTCCCGATCTGCTTGCCACAGCACGAGCTTTCCATGGTCTGGCGCGGCGCTTCGCACAATGATCCGGGGGAGCGGTGGCTGCGTTCGCGTTGCAGCGCGTTCCTGGCCGAGCAGGCCGACCCGCGGGAGCACTCGAGAAGAGTGGCCTGA
- a CDS encoding SDR family NAD(P)-dependent oxidoreductase, with the protein MSRVWLTGASSGIGAALAAVLLEQGHHLAVSARRTQPLETLAARYQDQMLVLPGDLTDPHQVATICQQIDLHWGALDLVILNAGTCEYLEPGHFDTRLVERLINTNLLGTCHCLEAALPMLRRGQRPHLVAVSSAVTWLALPRAGAYGASKAALRYLIESLRIDLAAEGIDVTLVSPGFVDTPLTQRNDFPMPMRWSAQRAARHIARRLPARPLDITFPWLFTQVLRLLGHLPARWRLALGQRLARPSKES; encoded by the coding sequence ATGAGTCGTGTCTGGCTGACCGGCGCCAGCAGTGGTATTGGCGCGGCATTGGCAGCAGTCCTTCTGGAACAGGGGCATCACCTGGCTGTGAGTGCGCGCCGGACCCAACCACTGGAGACGTTGGCCGCGCGCTATCAAGACCAGATGTTAGTGCTACCCGGCGACCTGACCGACCCGCACCAAGTCGCCACGATCTGCCAGCAGATTGACCTTCACTGGGGGGCGCTCGACCTGGTGATTCTCAATGCCGGCACCTGCGAATACCTGGAGCCGGGGCACTTCGACACCCGCCTGGTAGAACGGCTTATCAACACCAACCTGCTGGGTACTTGCCATTGCCTGGAGGCCGCCTTGCCCATGCTGCGCCGGGGCCAGCGTCCACATCTGGTGGCAGTGAGCAGCGCGGTCACCTGGCTGGCGCTGCCTCGCGCCGGCGCCTACGGTGCGTCCAAAGCCGCGCTGCGCTACCTGATCGAATCCTTGCGCATCGACCTGGCCGCCGAGGGTATCGATGTCACCCTGGTCAGTCCCGGCTTCGTTGATACGCCATTGACCCAACGCAACGACTTTCCCATGCCCATGCGCTGGTCGGCGCAACGAGCCGCCCGCCATATCGCGCGACGCCTGCCGGCGCGGCCGCTGGACATTACGTTTCCATGGTTGTTCACGCAGGTCCTGCGTCTGCTCGGGCATTTGCCCGCCCGTTGGCGGCTGGCCCTGGGTCAACGCCTGGCACGCCCTTCCAAGGAGTCTTGA
- a CDS encoding pirin family protein translates to MNSIVAAPPRAIVHRTSGSSHGSITRLMSPGDLGQLCKPFVFLDHFAFNADAMQRGFGMHPHSGIATLTYMIEGQVIYEDTTGQSGTLPSGGMEWMQAGNGVWHTARPVAGSPIQGFQLWVALPAAEENAPAHSVYLAPSEIPREGPALVLLGQYGAARSSVASPAGMNYLAVQLQDNEHWRYTPPAGHTVAWLAVNNGSLDAGGNVNAGEMVVFEACGEAIDIVARGATSFVLGSAVTHPHDLVMGYYSVHTSEAALEKGEKEIQRIGALLQQEGRLA, encoded by the coding sequence ATGAACAGCATCGTCGCAGCGCCACCACGCGCCATCGTCCATCGCACCTCCGGCAGCAGCCATGGGTCGATCACCCGGCTCATGAGCCCCGGCGACCTGGGCCAGCTCTGCAAGCCATTCGTGTTTCTCGATCACTTCGCCTTCAACGCCGATGCCATGCAACGAGGTTTCGGTATGCACCCTCATTCCGGGATCGCCACGCTGACCTACATGATCGAGGGCCAGGTGATCTACGAAGACACCACGGGCCAGTCAGGCACGCTGCCCAGCGGCGGCATGGAGTGGATGCAAGCTGGTAACGGCGTATGGCACACCGCCCGACCGGTCGCAGGTTCGCCGATCCAAGGCTTCCAGCTCTGGGTTGCGCTGCCGGCGGCAGAAGAAAATGCCCCGGCCCACAGCGTTTACCTGGCGCCCTCCGAGATCCCCCGTGAGGGTCCGGCGCTGGTGTTGCTCGGCCAATACGGCGCAGCCCGCAGCAGCGTCGCCTCCCCGGCGGGCATGAATTATCTCGCCGTGCAGTTGCAGGACAACGAGCACTGGCGCTATACGCCACCGGCCGGGCACACCGTCGCCTGGCTGGCGGTCAACAACGGCAGCCTCGATGCTGGCGGCAACGTCAATGCCGGGGAAATGGTGGTATTCGAAGCCTGCGGCGAGGCCATCGACATCGTTGCCCGGGGCGCGACCTCCTTCGTGCTCGGTTCGGCGGTCACGCATCCCCATGACCTGGTGATGGGCTACTACTCGGTGCACACCAGCGAGGCCGCCCTGGAAAAAGGCGAGAAAGAAATCCAGCGCATCGGCGCCCTTTTGCAACAAGAGGGCCGGTTGGCTTAG
- a CDS encoding FAD-dependent oxidoreductase, producing MRIAIIGSGISGLTCAYLLARRHQITLFEADDRIGGHTHTVDVEWQGQRYGVDTGFIVYNDWTYPNFIRLLDQLGVASRPTEMSFSVHDPASGQEYKGHTLRSLFARRRNLFSPRFWGMLWDILRFNRQATADLEAQRIDRSARLGDYLHSQGYSQRFIDHYIVPMGAAIWSMSPAGMLDFPLEFFVRFCHNHGLMSVNQRPQWRVIAGGSRGYIEPLCASFREHIRLNCAVQRVSRDATGVSVTSSAGTEHFDKVVFACHSDQALALLEVPSMAEREVLGALAYANNEVLLHTDTRLLPQRPQAWASWNYRLGGPAQAPAAVTYNMNLLQSLDAPVTFCVSLNLGDVVDPAKVLARFNYAHPQYSLAAIAAQARQGDLQGHQHSYFCGAYWANGFHEDGVVSALHVAKHFGEQL from the coding sequence ATGCGCATCGCGATCATCGGCAGCGGCATTTCCGGGCTGACATGTGCTTACTTGCTGGCCCGCAGACACCAGATCACCCTGTTCGAGGCCGACGACAGGATCGGCGGCCACACCCACACCGTGGATGTCGAATGGCAGGGGCAGCGCTATGGCGTAGATACAGGCTTCATTGTGTACAACGACTGGACCTACCCGAATTTCATCCGTCTGCTGGACCAGTTGGGCGTCGCGTCTCGCCCCACTGAAATGAGCTTCTCTGTGCATGATCCGGCCAGCGGCCAGGAGTATAAGGGCCATACCCTGCGTAGCCTGTTCGCCCGCCGCCGCAATCTATTTTCGCCGCGGTTCTGGGGCATGCTGTGGGACATACTCAGGTTCAATCGGCAGGCCACCGCCGACCTGGAGGCGCAGCGCATCGACCGCAGCGCCCGGCTCGGCGACTACCTGCACAGCCAAGGGTATAGCCAGCGCTTCATCGATCACTACATCGTCCCCATGGGCGCAGCCATCTGGTCGATGTCCCCAGCCGGGATGCTGGATTTTCCGCTCGAGTTCTTTGTGCGCTTCTGCCACAACCACGGCCTCATGTCGGTCAATCAACGCCCCCAATGGCGAGTGATCGCGGGCGGCTCACGTGGCTATATCGAGCCCTTGTGTGCATCCTTTCGCGAACACATCCGGCTCAACTGCGCAGTGCAGCGTGTGAGCCGCGACGCCACTGGCGTAAGCGTGACCAGCAGCGCTGGCACCGAGCATTTCGATAAAGTGGTGTTCGCCTGTCACAGCGACCAGGCCCTCGCCCTGCTCGAGGTGCCAAGCATGGCGGAGCGTGAAGTACTCGGCGCCCTGGCCTACGCCAACAATGAAGTGCTGCTACACACCGACACCCGCCTGCTGCCCCAGCGACCCCAGGCCTGGGCTAGCTGGAACTACCGCCTCGGCGGCCCTGCGCAAGCACCTGCCGCAGTGACCTACAACATGAACCTGCTCCAGAGCCTGGACGCCCCGGTGACCTTCTGCGTAAGCCTCAACCTGGGCGATGTGGTCGACCCGGCCAAGGTCCTTGCGCGCTTCAATTATGCGCACCCTCAGTACAGCCTCGCCGCCATTGCCGCCCAGGCCCGCCAAGGTGATCTGCAAGGGCATCAGCACAGCTATTTCTGCGGCGCCTATTGGGCCAACGGCTTTCATGAGGATGGCGTGGTCAGTGCGCTCCACGTGGCGAAGCATTTCGGAGAGCAGCTTTGA
- a CDS encoding nuclear transport factor 2 family protein, which yields MSVYLQRFAHAFAELDASRLAELDELYSADIQFQDPLHRIEGLPALRTYFAQLYANASNLRYDFHAFDEVGPGEGYLRWTLHFSHPRLAQGAPIALQGCSYLRWNDRIYLHHDFFDAGALLYEHLPLFGSVIRWLKRRLA from the coding sequence ATGTCCGTCTACCTCCAGCGTTTCGCCCACGCTTTCGCCGAGCTGGACGCCAGTCGCCTGGCTGAGCTCGATGAGCTCTACAGCGCCGACATACAGTTCCAAGACCCTTTGCACCGGATCGAAGGCTTGCCGGCCCTGCGCACTTACTTTGCCCAGTTGTACGCCAACGCCAGCAACCTGCGCTATGACTTCCACGCCTTCGATGAAGTCGGTCCCGGGGAAGGCTATCTGCGCTGGACCCTGCATTTCAGCCATCCTCGCCTGGCGCAAGGAGCACCCATCGCGCTGCAAGGCTGCAGCTATCTGCGTTGGAATGATCGAATCTACCTGCATCACGACTTTTTCGATGCTGGCGCCCTGCTCTACGAACATCTGCCGCTGTTTGGATCGGTGATTCGCTGGCTCAAGCGGAGGTTGGCATGA
- a CDS encoding NAD(P)/FAD-dependent oxidoreductase: protein MKQQILVIGAGFGGVWSALSAARLLDQHDRNDVQITVLAPQAELRMRPRFYEPDVHTMMAPLDGLFDAVGVKFVQGSASSIDVEGKRVGYVDVFGTQGSLGYDRLVLAAGSKLFRPDLKGMLEHAFDVDEIEQATRLEAHIKSLKNLPDSPARNTVVVAGGGFTGIETATEMPTRLRAALGEDANIRVIVVDRAPQIGASLGDGIRPSVIEASDHLGIEWILNASVDSVDAGGVTLSNGQRIESKTVIWTVGFRAHPLTQQVPGTRDHLGRLHVDSHLKVLGQNAIFATGDVAYAATDTLGNYAAMSCQHAISLGRYAGNNVAADLLGVAPMPYSQPKYVTCLDLGAWGAVYTEGWDRQLKLVGQEAKDLKTQINSVWIYPPAADRAAALAAADPLIPVA, encoded by the coding sequence ATGAAACAGCAAATTCTGGTTATTGGTGCTGGTTTCGGCGGAGTATGGAGCGCATTGAGCGCGGCCCGCCTGCTGGACCAGCATGATCGAAATGACGTGCAGATTACTGTCCTGGCGCCCCAGGCGGAACTGCGCATGCGGCCTCGTTTCTATGAGCCGGACGTCCACACCATGATGGCTCCGCTGGACGGACTGTTCGATGCTGTGGGCGTGAAATTCGTACAGGGCTCGGCGAGCAGTATCGACGTCGAAGGCAAACGGGTCGGCTACGTGGACGTATTCGGTACCCAGGGCAGCCTGGGTTACGACCGATTGGTACTGGCGGCGGGCAGCAAACTGTTTCGCCCCGATCTCAAAGGCATGCTCGAACATGCCTTCGACGTCGATGAGATCGAACAGGCAACGCGCCTCGAAGCCCACATCAAGTCCCTCAAAAACCTGCCGGACAGCCCAGCCCGCAACACCGTGGTGGTAGCCGGTGGCGGCTTCACCGGCATCGAAACCGCCACCGAAATGCCGACCCGCCTGCGGGCCGCCCTGGGTGAGGATGCGAACATCCGGGTCATCGTGGTGGATCGCGCGCCGCAGATCGGCGCGTCGTTGGGCGACGGCATTCGCCCCTCCGTGATCGAAGCGTCCGATCACCTGGGCATCGAGTGGATCCTCAATGCTTCGGTCGATTCGGTGGATGCCGGCGGTGTCACCCTGTCGAACGGCCAGCGTATCGAGTCCAAGACCGTGATCTGGACCGTCGGTTTCCGTGCCCACCCGCTGACCCAGCAAGTGCCAGGCACCCGCGATCACCTGGGCCGCCTGCACGTCGACAGCCATCTGAAAGTGCTGGGACAAAACGCCATATTCGCCACCGGTGACGTGGCCTATGCCGCCACCGACACACTGGGCAATTACGCGGCGATGTCTTGCCAACACGCCATCTCCCTGGGGCGCTACGCCGGCAACAACGTCGCGGCCGACCTGCTGGGTGTGGCGCCGATGCCCTACAGCCAACCCAAGTACGTGACCTGCCTGGACCTGGGCGCCTGGGGTGCGGTGTATACCGAAGGTTGGGATCGCCAACTCAAGCTGGTCGGGCAGGAAGCCAAGGATCTCAAGACTCAGATCAACAGTGTGTGGATCTACCCGCCCGCCGCCGACCGCGCGGCGGCCCTGGCAGCGGCTGACCCGTTGATTCCGGTGGCCTGA
- a CDS encoding alkene reductase — translation MTDIGLDLLLSRAQVGKLSLNNRMIMAPMTRSRAGTGDAATPLMAEYYSQRASAGLIISEGSQVSAQGKGYLRTPGIFTPEQITGWKQVTDAVHAEGGQIFLQLWHVGRLSHPLVQVNGAQPVAPSAIKADGEIYTPEGLKPYELPRALELDEIPGVVADFRQAAANAKLAGFDGVEIHGANGYLIDQFLRDGTNQRTDAYGGSIENRARLLKEVVESVIEVFGASRVGVRLSPIFSYFSMSDSNPQATFDYTARMLSRYGLAYLHIVEVGEGPFDFLELKRRFGGTYIANGGYSAERAATAISRGEADLVAFGTPFLANPDLVERFKQGQALNTPDASTFYQGDERGYTDYPTLAGA, via the coding sequence ATGACCGACATTGGTCTCGATCTTCTGCTGTCCCGTGCTCAGGTCGGCAAGCTGTCCCTGAACAACCGCATGATCATGGCGCCAATGACCCGCAGCCGCGCAGGCACGGGCGATGCAGCCACGCCCCTGATGGCCGAGTACTACAGCCAACGGGCCAGCGCCGGCCTGATCATCAGCGAAGGCTCCCAGGTGTCGGCCCAGGGCAAGGGTTACCTGAGAACGCCAGGGATCTTTACCCCTGAGCAGATCACCGGCTGGAAACAGGTGACCGACGCAGTCCATGCCGAGGGCGGGCAGATATTCTTGCAGCTGTGGCACGTAGGCCGTCTTTCCCATCCTTTGGTACAGGTCAACGGTGCCCAACCCGTAGCCCCCTCGGCAATCAAGGCCGATGGCGAGATCTACACCCCCGAAGGCCTCAAGCCGTATGAACTGCCACGGGCCCTGGAGCTCGATGAAATCCCCGGTGTGGTCGCCGACTTCCGCCAGGCCGCGGCCAACGCGAAGCTGGCCGGCTTCGACGGCGTCGAGATTCATGGCGCCAACGGCTACTTGATCGACCAATTCCTGCGTGACGGCACCAACCAACGTACCGATGCCTACGGCGGCTCGATCGAGAACCGTGCACGTTTGCTCAAGGAAGTGGTCGAGTCGGTGATCGAAGTCTTCGGCGCCAGCCGTGTCGGCGTTCGCCTCTCGCCGATCTTCAGCTACTTCTCGATGAGCGACAGCAATCCGCAAGCGACATTCGACTACACGGCCAGAATGCTCAGCCGCTATGGCTTGGCTTACCTGCACATCGTGGAAGTGGGCGAAGGCCCGTTCGACTTCCTGGAACTCAAGCGTCGCTTCGGCGGGACGTACATTGCCAATGGCGGCTACAGCGCCGAACGCGCCGCCACTGCCATCAGCCGTGGAGAAGCAGACCTGGTGGCATTCGGCACGCCGTTTCTGGCAAACCCGGACCTGGTGGAGCGCTTCAAACAAGGCCAGGCGCTGAACACCCCTGATGCATCGACGTTCTACCAAGGCGACGAGCGCGGTTATACGGACTATCCGACTTTGGCCGGGGCTTGA